ATATAGAATTAATAGATAAAATGACCTTAGAGGAAAAAGCATCTTTAATGTCTGGTAAGGATTATTGGCAATCCCAGGATATTGAACATTTAGGCATATTTAGTATGTTTTTAGCCGATGGTCCCCATGGTATTAGAAAACAGGCTGTATCATCCCAGCAGATGGGGTTAAATAGGGGAATCCCTGCTACTTGTTACCCTACAGAAGCAACAGTAGCCAATAGTTGGAACGAGGATTTAGGTGAGTGGGTTGGATCTTACCTTGGAAAAGAGGCTGTATCACAAAAAGTAAATGTTTTATTAGGCCCTGGACTTAATATGAAAAGGAACCCTCTGTGTGGAAGGAACTTTGAATACTTTAGTGAAGACCCTTTCTTAGCAGGAAAACTGGCTGCCGCCTATGTCAGGGGGATTCAATCCCAGGGGATCTCTGCCTGTGTGAAGCACTTTTGTGCAAAAAATCAGGAAGAGAGAAGTATGTCTATTGATACGATAATTGATGAACGTGCCTTAAGGGAGATCTATTTAACAGCTTTTGAGATTGCAGTAAAAGAGGGTAGTACAAAGGCCCTTATGTCCTCTTATAATAAGTTAAACGGTACATACACAAATGAAAATACCCATATTATGCTAGATATTCTTAGGGGTGAATGGGACTATTCTGGTTGTGTTATTACCGACTGGGGTGGAAGTAACGATAGGGTTAAAGGACTAATTGCAGGTAATGAGTTAGAGATGCCTTCTAACAATGGAGAGACTGATCGAATAATTGTTAATGCTGTTAAAAGTGGAGAACTTGATGAGGCTATTTTAGATAGTTGTGTTGATAGACTTTTAGATTTGACTTTTACTACCGAGAAGATATTTGATAAGGGGCATGTCTCCTTTGATATAGAGAAGCATCATAGGATTTCCCAGAAAATGGCTGAAGAGTCTATTGTCTTATTAAAAAATGATGAAGGAATACTCCCTATTAACTTTGATAAAAAAGTCGCAGTAATTGGAGACTTTGCCAGGGATGCAAGGTACCAAGGTTCCGGTTCTTCTAGGGTTAATCCTACTATTTTAGACTCTACTCTTGAGTGTTTTGATGAATCTGGTATTAGAAGTGTAGGTTATGCTCCTGGATTTAAAAGATATGGTCAGTGTAGTAAAAAACTTATGAAGGAAGCATGTGACTTAGCTACAAAAGCAAATGTTGTACTACTCTACCTAGGTTTAGATGAGGCAACTGAGACCCAAGGATTAGATCGAACCAGTATGAGTCTCCCTAGAAATCAAGTTGATCTATTAGAACAATTATATAGTGTAAATAAAAATATTGTTGTTATTTTATCAAGTGGTGCGGCAATAGAGATGCCGTGGATCGGAATGGCTAAGGGGTTATTACATGGATATCTAGGTGGTCAAGCTGGGGCCAGGGCAATTCTAAGAGTAATATCTGGGGATGTTAACCCATCAGGTAAATTAGCTGAGACATATCCTATTAATTATATAGATGTTCCATCATCAACAAACTTTCCAGGAAAAGAGGTCTCTGTTGAGTATAGAGAGTCACTTTTTATTGGATATAGATATTTTGATACTAATAATATAGATGTTCTATTTCCATTTGGTTTTGGGCTTAGTTACACAACCTTTGAATATTCTAATCTAAGGGTTGAGGAAGACTGTGTACTCTTTGATGTAACTAATAGTGGTGCGTATCCTGGAATGGAGATCTGCCAACTATATATCGGTTGTGAGTCTAAACTTATTTTTAGACCAAAGAAGGAGTTAAAAGGTTTCAAAAAAATATTTATCAATCCAGGGGACACTAAGAGGGTTAGAATCCCCTTTGATGATAAGACCTTTAGATACTTTAATATTAAAACAGATAGTTGGGAGATTGAGAGTTCTAATTATAATGTTTTTATAGGTGCTTCTATTAGTGATATTAGGTTAACAGGAAGTTTATATGTTCTAGGAACTGATGCTCCTCTTCCTTATAATAGTGTTGATCTTCCATCATATTTTAATGGGAGGGTTGGAAATGTTAGTAGTTCTGAGTTTGAGAAACTTCTTGGTTACAAGCCTCCTGAATCAAAATGGGATAGAAAAAAGGATTTAGAGTATAATGATACCTTATCCCAGTGTAGATATGCTCGTAGTTTATTGGCTCGGTTTGCCTACTGGTGTATTGTTTTTACCCACTGGTTTCTAAAAAAGATATCTAGAAGAAATGAAGCTAACTTAATAATGATGTCTGTTTACAATATGCCTTTTAGAGGTATTGCAAGAATGACTGGTGGCTCTATAAGTATGGGAATGTTAGATGGTATTCTGTTAATAGTTAATGGGCATTTTTTTAAAGGTATTAATAAATTTTTAAAAGAGAGAAAGAAAAATAGATGAAAGAGTATGATTTTTTAATTGTTGGCTCTGGTCTCTATGGCGCAGTGTTAGGGCATGAGCTTAAAAGAGCTGGAAAAAAATGCTTAGTTATTGATAAAAGGGAACATATTGGTGGAAATATCTATACAGAAAAAAGTCATGATATTTATGTTCATAAATATGGAGCCCACATATTTCATACTAATAATAAGAGTGTTTGGCACTATATAAATAGGTTTTCTGAGTTTAATAGATATATAAATAGTCCTATTGCAAACTACAACGGGGAGATTTATAACCTACCATTTAATATGAATACCTTTTATCAGATGTGGGGAGTCTCAAAGCCTGAAGATGCAAAAAAAATTATAGAGGATCAGCAAAAAAGTGACTTCTTTGATAATCCTAAAAACCTAAAAGAGCAGGCTATAAATTTAGTTGGTAAGGATATATATAAGAAACTAATAGAGGGATACACCCAGAAACAGTGGGGTAGACCATGTGAGGAGCTTCCAACCTTTATTATTAAAAGACTTCCTGTTCGTTATACATATGATAATAACTATTTTAACTCAAAATATCAGGGAATTCCTGAGTATGGTTATACTAAAATAATAGAGAGTATGTTAGAAGGGATTGAGGTTAAACTTAATACAGACTACTTAGAGAAGAGGGAGTATTGGGATAACATAGCTACAAAGGTGATCTACACTGGTCCAATAGATGGTTATTTTGATTATAAATTAGGGGCTCTTGAGTATAGAAAGGTAAGTTTTGATACTAAGGTTTTAGATAAAAGTAATTTCCAGGGGAATGCTGTGGTCAATTATACAGATTCACAAACTCCATATACAAGAATTATTGAGCATAAACACTTTAACTTTATAGAGTCTGATAAAACTGTTATTAGTTATGAGTACAGTGATGAGTGGTCTATAGGGGATGAACCTTACTACCCTGTTAATGATGAAAAAAATAATATGCTATATCTAAGGTATAAAGAGCTTGGAGATAGGATAGAAAACTTAATCTTTGGTGGAAGGTTAGGTGAGTATAAGTATTACGATATGGATGTAACTATTGAGTCTGCTTTAAAAAAAGCTAAAGAGTTAATATAAAAAAAAGGCTGTTGAAAGTCATAATGACTTTTACAACAGCCCCTTTTTATTTATCAGCCTCCATAACCACCAATAGAAGGGTAGTTTAATCCGTAGCCTGTCTCAAACGTAGGGTTTGGAGTATCGTTAGGAACATCTCCTAACTGTTGGCTTAAAGACTCCCATGTACTTGGGATCTCAAAGGGAAGTCTTCCTTCAGGTTTGTTTCCACCTTGGAAGAATACAACATCAAGGAATGCCTTATCTGTTGCTGCAAAGTCAATTATCATACCATCAATATCATCTAGGAAGCCAGAAATAATCCCTGGTCTAGAGTCTGTCATACCAATAATAACTTTAAGATCTGGGTTTCCAGCTTTAGCCTTTAATGCTCTCTCTAAAGCGGCCTTACTATCTGAGTATCCTAGGTATGTCATATAACCCTGTCCAATCATTCCTGAACCTGTTAGGTTACTCCAGTCATCAAAAACCCACGGTCCAAAATTACCATAAGCTTCACCTGGGTTTGTAGTTACTTTTACAAGTTCATCAGTGTATGTTTTATTCTCTCTATCGTAAACATATACAGGATCATCATAGTTTAAAGGTGTTGCTCCTGTTGTTCCAAAATATGTAGCTCCTCTAGAGAATATTCTAGTAATCGCAACATCGGCATCTTTTATGTTGTCTACAAAGTTAATATTTAAATACTGTGAATCTGTTGATACAGCTTTACTTTTTCCTTGACCACTATCTGCATTAGGGTATGCACTGTCAAAATATACATCAACTTTACCATTACCATTTAAATCTACAGCGTTTATATAGGTTTCATCTGTTCCATTAATAGGAAGAATAGGGCTATTTTCTGCAACATCAATACTTTTAACTAGTGTCATAGCTTTTTTCATTGCAGATTCAGCCGCATCGTTTCTCTCTTTATATAGAGGACCGTTTGGATCCCAGAATTTTTCTGCTATATCTAAATTGATATATGGGTTTTCAAAAAGACCTAATTTGAATTGTAGTTCTAACGCTCTAGTTGCGGCTGTATTTATAACATCTTCAGATATTAAACCAAACTCAAACGCTTCTTTCCATAGTTCTGTAAAGTCTTTTCCACCATATTGATAAGTTCCAGCATTTAACATCTCAGCTAAAATTTCTGGTTTCTCTTTAATATTCTCATGACCCCATGGACTAGATGTTCCAATCCCCCAGTCTGATAGAACAGCACCTTTGAAACCAATTCTTGTTTTTAGTAGATCTGTCATTATTTTGGTAGAGAAAGCTGCACCTTCATCAATAGGTTTCCCGTTAACAATATCTTTATACTCTTCTACATCGATAATACTGTAACATGCCATTGTTGCTGCAGCTCCAGCTTCAACAGCCGCTATAAAAGGTTTTAAATGTTCTTCCAGGTTATTTCCAGGGAACAGGCTATACTTACCCGCTTCTGTATGGCTATCCATACCCTCTTCAACTGAACCAGATCCAGGTATATGTTTTACTGTTGTTGCCATACCCCATGGTTTTAGCTCGCTTCCACCCTGCATTGCTTGAATAAGAACCTTAATATGTTTTGCTGTTAAATCACCATTAGAGTGAATAACCTGGGAAATCCTTGCCCATCTAGGATCTGTTGCAATATCTGCCTGGGGTCCTAATAACATCTGATGTCCTGCCATTCTCATCTCTGCAGCGACAGTTTCTCCAAATATTTTAGTAGTTTTTAAGTCATCTGCTGCACCTAATCCGATGTAGTAAGGCCATTTAGAGAGACCTGTAGGACTAATATCATCTCCAGCCCACCCATTATGTGCTGGGTCTGAACTTATAATCATAGGAATACCCCATTTGCTTCTCTCAACTAAACCCTGGATATTGTTATTATATTTAACCTCATCCATTGGAGCTATTTCCATGTTATCATTAACATATCTTAGCCCGTTAGTTAATAAGGAAAAGGGAATAGAGGATGAAGTATCATCATATGTTCCATCGGCATTAATTCCTTCGATACCGTAATATAGTATATCTTCAGCTTCATTTTTAGTCATCTCGGTATTTCCAGACTCACCTAGCCAGTTTAACAGCCCTAGTCTTTCAGCAACACTCATTTGACTTACAAGATCAGTTGCTCTCTCTGTTGGAGTTAATCTCCAGTCCTCATATAGATCTAGTTTTTTATTTCCGTTGGAATCCTTAAACTCTAGACCGCTTTTTTTAATAATACTTTTTTCTGATCCTGTAGCTAGAATCGGACCTGTACCTTCGGTTGGTAGGTCAGGATTTTTAGCTAAATAATCTTGGTATAAACCAATTTCTGGTTGCTCACTGTAGATACTCTTCTCAAAATGATTTTTATTACAGCTTGTAACTGAAAAAATTAGTCCTATTGTACTTAAAACTACTATCAATCTCTTCACTCTATTGATACCTCCATTTTTTATATTAAAATCCTAGCATGAGAATTTGGAGACGACCATAAGCAGTAAGTTGTTGCCTTGTAACTTAAAGTTTATAGGTAAACTATAAGTTGTTACCCTGTAACAACTAGATGATGGCTGATAAATAAAACCCATGATATATTTAGCTTACAATTATGTTATTAGAGCCAAAATAATAAGGAGATATAGATGAAAAAGATTAAAAGTAAGAAACAGATGAGACGATCTTGGATTATTACTTTATCAGTAATTGTTGCAGTTACACTACTATTAAATGTAGTTATTAACATTTTTAGTGGTTATGCTGACCTTTATATAGGTAAGGGTAAGGCCATTATTACTGCTGCTGAAGGAACAGAGAACTGGGACAGCGAGTATTATACTTTAGATTATAAAAGTGAAGATGATCTTAAAGCTGCTGCTGGAAAGGTTGTAGAGGAGCTTGTGGCTGAAGGTGCGGTTTTATTAAAAAACAATGGAGTTCTTCCCTTAAAATCAACTTCTGCTAATAAGAAAAAAATAACACTTTTAGGTAGAGATAGTGTAGACTCTGTATTTGGTGGATCAGGTTCTGGTTCTGTAGATGTTTCAACAGTAATTGATCTAAAAACAGCCCTATTAAACTCCCATTATGATATAAATGAAGAGGTTTACTCTCTATTTGATAGTTTTGCATCATATAAAATGGGGCGAAATAGCTTTGGACAACCTGTTAAAAAGTATGATAACCCTAAGGCTGATATTGTTATGGATAAACCTGAAGTTTCTACCTATACAATTGGAGAGATGCCAGCTTCTTACTTTACAGAATCCGCAATTAATAGCTTTAAATCCTATAATGATGCGGCTATTATAACCTTTGGCCGTGGTGGTGGGGAAGGTGGTGACCTAACAAAGGATATGTATGGCTTTGATGATAATTACACTATAGGCCAACACCAGCTTGAACTAAATAAAGATGAAAAAGATCTATTAGAGATAGCTAAAGTTAATTTTGATAAGGTTATTGTTTTAATAAACTCAAGTACACCAATGGAGCTAGGAATTTTAGAAGATGACCCTAAAATTGATGCCGTTTTATGGATTGGTTCCCCAGGGCAAACTGGTTTTAATGCTGTTGGAGATATTTTAAATGGAACAGTTAACCCATCTGGTAAAACAGTAGATATATATGCTAGGGATTTTACCAAAGATCCTACCTTTGTAAACTTTGGAAACTATCAATACTCTAATATAAGTAGAAATAACTCCTATGGAGATGGTTTTTTTGTAGAGTATGAAGAGGGTATCTATATAGGTTACAAATATTATGAAACAGCTGCCTATGAAAACTTTATTAATTATGACAGCGCAGTTGTTTATCCCTTTGGATATGGTTTAAGTTATACAGAGTTTGACTGGGAAATTGTAAATAAAGAGTTAGGCAATGTTGACGGAAGTATTAAAATAGATGTTAAAGTTACAAATGTTGGAGATTATCCTGGTAAGGATGTAGTTGAGTTATTCTACTCTGCTCCATATACAAAGGGTGGAATTGAAAAATCATCAGTTGAGTTTGCAGATTTTGCTAAAACATCCCTGCTTAAACCAGGTGAATCTGAAACTTTAAGTCTTCAGCTATCTGTTGAGGATATGGCCTCCTATGATTATAAAGATAATAGGGCTTATGTTTTAGAAGAGGGTGAGTATAAACTAAGAGTACAAACCGACTCCCACAATAAAAAAATAGGTCTAGATGAGATTGTTTACACAGTTTTAAAAACTGTTGTCTATAACTCTAAAAACCCTAGAAATTCAGATGATTTAGTTGCAACTAACCAGTTTGATGATGTTTCTAAAGAGTTAAACTCTATGTCTAGAAGTGATTTTGAAGGAACTTTTCCCACAGCTCCAACTGCTGAGGACTTAAAGGCTAATAGTGCAGTTTTAGAAGCTTTTGCTCCATATTTTGTAGATGATCATATAGACTCTACCCAGAGTAAACCTGTGACAGGGGAGAAAAACGGTGTCTCTTTAATAAATATGAGAGGCTTAGATTTTGATGATCCTCTATGGGATACACTTCTTAATCAACTTACAACTGAAGAGATATTAGCTGTAACTATAAGCGCAGCGTATAATACAGGGGAGATTGAATCTGTTGGTAAACCTGCTACAGTAGACTTAGATGGTCCAGCTGGATTAAACTCCTTTATGGGTGCATCTTTACACGGAATTGCCTATCCTTCCGCTGTTGTTATCTCTTCATCATTTAACAAAGATTTAGCTTTTAAAATGGGTGAGATGTTAGGAAATGAAGGTCTATTCTACGGTGTAAATGGATGGTATGGACCTGCAGCTAATATTCATAGGTCTCCATTTGCTGGTAGAAACTTTGAGTACTACTCTGAGGATGGGGTATTATCTGGTAAAATAGCTGCTAAGGCAATTGAAGGGGCTGCAAGTAAGGGTGTTTACTCTTTTATGAAGCACTTTGCGTTAAATGATCAGGAGACAAACAGAACAAATAATGGAGTTTCAACCTGGGCAGATGAACAAGCTATAAGAGAGATATATTTAAAACCCTTCGAAATTGCGGTTAAAACAGCTAGAAATGAAATTAAATATATTTCAGATAAGGATGGAACTATATCACAAAAAGAAATTCCTGCTACAACAGCAATAATGAGTTCGTTTAATAGAGTTGGTGGTACTTGGGCCGGTGGTTCATCTGCACTTGTACAAACTGTATTAAGAGATGAGTGGGGATTTACAGGTTTTGTTTTAAGTGACTTTAACCTTTATAGTCATATGAATGCAAACCAAGGTTTAGCAGCAGGAACAGATTTACAGTTAACAATGACTGGAATGAAATCCTATGATGATGAAGATAGTGCCACTACGGCTAACTACTTAAGAAGAGCTGCCCATAGATTATTTTATACTGTTACCCATAGTAATGCTATGAACGGCATAATACCTGGTTCTACTGTAAAATTTACTACGGCTCCATGGAAAATTGGATTAATAGTTTTTAATATTATTATGTTGTTATTAATTGTATTAAAGACGATATCATATAGAAATAAAAGAAAGTCTCTTTAAATTATTCAATGAAAGGGCGGGATCCATAGGGTTCCATCCTTTCATTTTTTCTTTTATTTACAAATTAGAAGTTATCTATAATAATATTTTACATAGAGAGGAATATATAATGAAATTATTATCTGTAATAGTTCCATGTTATAACTCAGAGAGTTATATGGAATTTTGTTTAGACTCCCTTCTAGCTACAGAGAACAAAGATATTGAAATTATAGTAGTTAACGATGGATCAAAGGATAAAACAGGAGAGATTGCAGATAGTTATAGCTCTAGATTTCCAGACATTGTTAAAGTTATACATCAGGATAATGGAGGGCACGGAGAAGCTATAAACTCTGGTCTTAAATCTGCAACAGGTCTTTACTTTAAGGTTGTTGATAGTGATGATTGGGTTAATAGGGAAGCTTATAATAAAATCCTTGATACACTTAGTAGGTTTGATCAAGATGAAAATATTCTTGATTTAGTAATTAGCAACTTCGTATACGAAAAAGAGGGTGCTAAAAATAAAAAAACAATGAGTTATACTAAAATGCTTCCAAAGGGTAGGGTCTTTTCCTGGAATGATGTTAGAAGTATTAAACTTGGACAATATATATTAATGCACTCTGTTATATATAAGACAGAGCTTCTTAAACAAATAGATTTAAAACTTCCAAAACACACATTCTACGTGGACAATATTTTTGTTTATGTACCCCTAATTTATGTTAAAAAGATCTACTATGTGGATGTGGACTTTTATAGATATTTTATTGGAAGGGATGACCAGTCTGTTAATGAACAGGTCATGATTAGAAGAGTAGATCAACAAATTAGAGTAAATAAGATAATGCTCGAACATTATAAAAATGTTCTAGATAAAAAAACAGATCATAAGCTTAAAAGATATATGTATCACTACCTAGAGATAATGACAGCAATATCTAGTATATTGTTAATTAACTCTGGAACAGTAGAGGACTTAGAAAAGAAGAGATCTTTATGGAAACTAATAAAGGAGTTTGATGAACTTCTATATTATAAACTACGTACAAGATTTTTTGGTGTAATAGTAAATATCCCAGGTAAATTAGGTCGTAAAATCTCTGTTGGACTCTATCGAATATCCCAAAAAGCCGTAGGTTTTAATTAAGGCTACCACTCAACTTTTAGTTACCCCCCTGTAAACATATTGCTTATGGTTTTAATAGAATAACCATTATACAATTCTCCATAGATTATAAAGAGAAACTTTATGATTTCTAGATTATGCCTAGAAGAAGGGGGGCTCTTTTTTTAGGTATTACAAGAGATAAATAATCTTAGGTAGTAATAGGAGATTAAAATGAAATATCAAGAACTAATCGATAAGATGACAATAGATGAGAAAGTTTCCCTTTTATCTGGAAAGGACTTTTGGCAGACAAAGTCTATTGATCGTTTAAATATTCCTTCAATGTTTTTAGCAGATGGCCCTCATGGATTAAGAAAGCAGGCCGCAGATGCTGACCATTTAGGACTTAATGCGGGGATAGCTGCCACTTGTTTCCCTACATCAGCAACAATTGCTAATAGTTGGGATATTACATTAGGGGAGAGACTTGGGAGTGCATTAGGCCAAGAGGCACTATCTGAGGGTGTTAATATAATATTAGGCCCTGGGCTAAACATTAAAAGAAGTCCTCTGTGTGGAAGAAACTTTGAGTATTTTAGTGAGGATCCATACCTCTCTGGAAAGATGGCCTCAGGTTATATTAAAGGGATTCAGAAAGAGGGTATTGCAGCCTGTCCTAAGCACTTTGTTGCTAATAATCAAGAGTTATTTAGAATGATAAATGATTCTGTAATTGATAAGAGAACCCTATATGAAATCTACTTAACAGGATTTGAAATTGCTGTTAAAGAGGGTAATCCGAAGGCTATAATGTCGGCATATAATAAAATAAACGGTACCTACGCAAATGAGCACAAAGAGCTTTTAAACGATGTGTTAGTAGAAGATTGGGGATTTAAAGGTATTGTTGTATCCGACTGGGGTGGAAGTAATGAGCATATAGATGGAGTTGCTTCTGGAAGCCATTTAGAGATGCCATCCACAGGGGGAGATAGTGATAGAGAGTTACTCTGTGCAGTAAAAGATGGACTTTTAGATGAGGCTCTTTTAGATAAAAGAGTTAATGAGTACCTTGAAGTTCTTTTTGAAATACAAATTGAGGGAAAGCAACGTAAGGCTAATTTTGATCTCCACCACAATATTGCCCGAGAAGCTGCTGAGGCATCAATAGTACTTCTAAAAAATGATGCCCAGATACTTCCACTTAAAAGAGACCAAAAAGTAGGGATTATAGGTAGTTTTGCAGATAAGCCACGTTATCAGGGAGCTGGATCTAGTTTAGTTAATCCAGCTAGGTTAGAAAATACTCTAGATGAAATTAAAAATAGGGATCTAACCTTTGTTGGATATGAGAGTGGGGATGACATATTAAGGGCTAAAACTCTAGCAAGTAGTGTGGATGTGGTTCTTCTATACTTAGGTTTAGATGATGCTAGCGAAACAGAGGGGTTAGATAGGTCCCACCTAAATCTTATAGAGAAACAGATAGAACTTCTTGATAACTTAAGTTTAGAGAATAAAAATATTGTTGTTATTTTAAGTGGTGGATCAGCAATTCAGATGCCATGGTTAGATAAGTGTAAAGGTTTAATTCACGGTTATCTATCTGGACAGGCTGGGGCTAGTGCTATGCTTAATATTTTAACTGGGAAAGTTAATCCTAGTGGTAAATTAGCAGAGACATATCCTTTAGAGTTATGTGATACTCCTGTATATAACTACTACCCAGGAAAAGAGAAGAGTAGTGAGTATCGAGAGGCTCTATATGTTGGTTATAGGTATTACGATACAGGGAGTGTAGACGTTCTGTTCCCCTTCGGTTTTGGTCTTTCCTATACCACCTTTGAGTACTCAAACTTAGAGGTAAGTAGGGAGGGTGTTGTTTTTGCTATTACTAATATGGGTACGATAGATGGAAGTGAAATTGTTCAACTCTACATTGGAAAAGAGTCAAAAAATGTTTTTAGACCTAAAAAAGAGTTAAAAGGTTTCAAAAAAATATTCCTTAAAGCCGGGGAAAGTAAAGAGGTATCAATAGATTTTGATGATAAATCATTTAGATATTTTGATATAGAATCTAATCAATTTGAAGTAGAGAGTGGTGATTACAAAATTTATATAGCAGCATCCTCCACAGATATTAGATTAGAGGGAGGAATCGTTATTGATGGAACAAAAGAATCAGTTGTATACGATCCAATAAAATATAAGAAGTACTATCTAGGCGATATTAAAAAGGTTGATGATGATGAATTTTCATCCCTCTTAGGTCACGATATTCCTACTCCCTATTGGGATAGAGATCGGGATTTAGACCGTAATGATGCCATTGCCCAAATGGTGTATGCAAAAAGTGGTTTTGCCCGACTTATCCATAGGTTCCTAAGATTCCTAAAGGATAGATCTATAAAAAAAGGTAAGCCGGATTTGAACTTACTGTTTATATATCATGTTCCCTTTAGAGGTATCGAGAAGATGATGGGTGGTGTAGTAAATAAACAGATGGTTAACGCTCTACTAATTATTGTAAATGGCCACTTTTTTAAGGGTTGTAGGCTCTTTATTAAGGGATTTTTCAACTTAAAAAAACTTAACAAGGATACAAAAGAGAAATTAGTACATGCAGAAGAGTATATTAAGGAGAGTAAGTAAGTGTTAAACGCTATAAGAAAATTTAAAGAGAGCCACGCAAACGTATATGAATTTATTATGTTTAATCTACTAAGTAATATTGCTACAATTACAAACTTTACAGTGTTAAATATTAGTAGTAGTCTATTATTTAAAGGGTTTGCAGATAGGGACTTTCAGTTATGGATTTTTGATTATCCAGCTAAGAATGGTGGTTTAGGAAGTTTTATTTCATTTTTACTAGCATATGCTAGTGCACAAATAGTTAATTTTGTTGTACAGAGAAAATTAGTATTTAACTCTAACCACAAATTAAGAGCTGCTATTCCTATTTATGTATTAACAATACTTGTTGTATATGTAATTTGTCTCTATGTTCCTACCCTAGTAATGACACCTTTAACAGGGCTTGTTGGTAGTATATGGGCAACTAACTTAACCAATGCTATAAACATTTTTATTCAGGTAATAATTATCTATCCTGTTTTAAAGTTTGTTGTAATGAAAAAGGTTTAATTCATAAAGGAGAAAATATGAATATTCGAAAAACAATTGCGTTAGTCGCCCATGATAATAGGAAGCCTGATCTACTGGAGTGGGTAGATTATAACTGGCAAAGCCTTCAAGGACATAAGATAATATGTACCGGTACAACTGGGAGTCTTATCCAAGAGAAGTTTAATCAGAAGCTTAAAGGTTCTAAGGAAGTTGGTCCAGAGATTATACGTTTAAAAAGTGGACCTTTAGGTGGAGATCAACAACTAGGATCTTTAATATGTACAAATGAGATAGATATTATGATTTTTTTATGGGATCCTATGGAACCACAACCCCACGACGTTGATGTTAAAGCACTAGAGAGAATTGCAGTTTTATACAATATCCCATATGCCTCTAACAGAGCATCTGCAGACTTTTTAATATCTTCAGAACTGTTTAAAACCGGGTATAAGCCTAAGTTAAAGGATTATTCTAGCTATATAAATAGAAAGATCTAGTTATATTTTTTTAATAGCTTGCTACTTCAAACTATACATCTATGAAGTAGCAAGTTTAATTTTATTAATTACTATTTAGTGTAAAATGTGTCTCTTTTAGTTGTTTTATTATCTCTATTTTTTGTGGGCACTTATCTTCACATATTCCACACTCAACACAGGACGCTGCACTATTACCCTTCATCCAGTCTACCTT
Above is a genomic segment from Thiospirochaeta perfilievii containing:
- a CDS encoding glycoside hydrolase family 3 C-terminal domain-containing protein; the encoded protein is MKYQELIDKMTIDEKVSLLSGKDFWQTKSIDRLNIPSMFLADGPHGLRKQAADADHLGLNAGIAATCFPTSATIANSWDITLGERLGSALGQEALSEGVNIILGPGLNIKRSPLCGRNFEYFSEDPYLSGKMASGYIKGIQKEGIAACPKHFVANNQELFRMINDSVIDKRTLYEIYLTGFEIAVKEGNPKAIMSAYNKINGTYANEHKELLNDVLVEDWGFKGIVVSDWGGSNEHIDGVASGSHLEMPSTGGDSDRELLCAVKDGLLDEALLDKRVNEYLEVLFEIQIEGKQRKANFDLHHNIAREAAEASIVLLKNDAQILPLKRDQKVGIIGSFADKPRYQGAGSSLVNPARLENTLDEIKNRDLTFVGYESGDDILRAKTLASSVDVVLLYLGLDDASETEGLDRSHLNLIEKQIELLDNLSLENKNIVVILSGGSAIQMPWLDKCKGLIHGYLSGQAGASAMLNILTGKVNPSGKLAETYPLELCDTPVYNYYPGKEKSSEYREALYVGYRYYDTGSVDVLFPFGFGLSYTTFEYSNLEVSREGVVFAITNMGTIDGSEIVQLYIGKESKNVFRPKKELKGFKKIFLKAGESKEVSIDFDDKSFRYFDIESNQFEVESGDYKIYIAASSTDIRLEGGIVIDGTKESVVYDPIKYKKYYLGDIKKVDDDEFSSLLGHDIPTPYWDRDRDLDRNDAIAQMVYAKSGFARLIHRFLRFLKDRSIKKGKPDLNLLFIYHVPFRGIEKMMGGVVNKQMVNALLIIVNGHFFKGCRLFIKGFFNLKKLNKDTKEKLVHAEEYIKESK
- a CDS encoding methylglyoxal synthase, which gives rise to MNIRKTIALVAHDNRKPDLLEWVDYNWQSLQGHKIICTGTTGSLIQEKFNQKLKGSKEVGPEIIRLKSGPLGGDQQLGSLICTNEIDIMIFLWDPMEPQPHDVDVKALERIAVLYNIPYASNRASADFLISSELFKTGYKPKLKDYSSYINRKI